A portion of the Streptomyces erythrochromogenes genome contains these proteins:
- the glpX gene encoding class II fructose-bisphosphatase, protein MTEHNLPPQLEVSPEAPDRNLALELVRVTEAAAMAAGRWVGRGDKIGADGAAVNAMRTLISTVSMNGVVVIGEGEKDEAPMLFNGEQVGDGTGAEVDIAVDPIDGTTLNAKGMPNAIAVLAAADRGTMFDPSAVFYMDKLVTGPEAADFVDINAPVSVNIRRVAKAKGMHAEDVTVVILDRPRHEGIVREIRETGARIKFISDGDVAGSIMAAREGTGVDLLLGIGGTPEGIISACAIKCLGGVIQGKLWPKDDAERQKALDAGHDLDRVLTTTDLVSGENVFFVATGITDGELLRGVHYRSETATTSSLVMRSKSGTIRKIDSTHRLSKLRAYSAIDFDRAQ, encoded by the coding sequence ATGACCGAGCACAACCTGCCGCCCCAGCTCGAAGTCTCTCCGGAGGCCCCCGACCGCAACCTCGCGCTCGAACTCGTACGGGTCACCGAGGCGGCCGCCATGGCCGCCGGCCGGTGGGTCGGCCGCGGCGACAAGATCGGCGCGGACGGCGCCGCGGTCAACGCGATGAGGACCCTGATCTCCACCGTCTCGATGAACGGCGTCGTCGTCATCGGCGAGGGCGAGAAGGACGAAGCCCCGATGCTCTTCAACGGGGAGCAGGTCGGCGACGGCACGGGTGCCGAGGTCGACATCGCCGTCGACCCGATCGACGGCACCACCCTGAACGCCAAGGGCATGCCGAACGCCATCGCCGTCCTGGCGGCCGCCGACCGCGGCACGATGTTCGACCCGTCCGCCGTGTTCTACATGGACAAGCTGGTCACCGGCCCCGAGGCCGCCGACTTCGTCGACATCAACGCCCCGGTCTCGGTGAACATCCGCCGGGTCGCCAAGGCCAAGGGCATGCACGCCGAGGACGTCACGGTCGTCATCCTGGACCGCCCCCGCCACGAGGGCATCGTCCGGGAGATCCGCGAGACCGGCGCGCGCATCAAGTTCATCTCCGACGGCGATGTCGCCGGCTCCATCATGGCCGCCCGCGAGGGCACCGGCGTGGACCTGCTCCTGGGCATCGGCGGCACCCCCGAGGGCATCATCTCGGCCTGCGCGATCAAGTGCCTGGGCGGCGTGATCCAGGGCAAGCTGTGGCCGAAGGACGACGCCGAGCGCCAGAAGGCCCTCGACGCCGGCCACGACCTGGACCGCGTGCTCACCACGACCGACCTGGTCTCGGGCGAGAACGTCTTCTTCGTCGCCACCGGCATCACCGACGGCGAGCTGCTGCGCGGCGTGCACTACCGCTCGGAGACCGCGACGACGTCCTCGCTGGTCATGCGCTCCAAGTCCGGCACCATCCGGAAGATCGACTCCACGCACCGCCTGTCGAAGCTGCGCGCGTACAGCGCGATCGACTTCGACCGCGCCCAGTAA
- a CDS encoding WhiB family transcriptional regulator translates to MPHPPHQSLQVAAVKSLQGPAARPSAVPQPRVPARAEDGPWHAEAVCRRDEAGLFFAPSKEPTAARLSREEAAKRVCARCPVMVACREHALLQPEPYGVWGGLTAAERRVVLARMRRRSAELRQAPGAGSIAAAG, encoded by the coding sequence GTGCCGCATCCGCCGCATCAGTCCCTGCAGGTAGCCGCCGTGAAGAGCCTTCAGGGTCCTGCGGCACGCCCATCGGCCGTGCCGCAGCCGCGGGTGCCGGCCAGGGCCGAGGACGGCCCCTGGCACGCGGAGGCGGTGTGCCGCCGCGACGAGGCGGGACTGTTCTTCGCGCCGTCCAAGGAGCCCACCGCCGCCCGGCTCTCCCGCGAGGAGGCCGCGAAGCGCGTCTGCGCCCGCTGCCCGGTGATGGTCGCCTGCCGCGAGCACGCGCTGCTCCAGCCCGAGCCGTACGGGGTCTGGGGCGGTCTCACCGCGGCCGAGCGCCGGGTGGTGCTGGCCCGGATGCGGCGCCGCTCCGCCGAGCTGCGGCAGGCCCCGGGGGCGGGGTCGATAGCCGCGGCGGGCTGA
- a CDS encoding DUF1707 SHOCT-like domain-containing protein — MDLEKHPAAPAPGPAALRASDADRDRIAQILGDALAEGRLTAEEHSERLDTLYAVKTVGELEQLVRDLPAPGGVHTPPASAYAGAATGPAAETIVAVCSSSSRKGRWRPGAHTRAVSVMGDITIDLTQAVFEQQVTEINVTCVLGNVEVLVPENVTLRGYGSGVLGNFEVRGEGRGETDPQAPVVIVRGFSLLGNIEARPKLGARLVDLARKLRKHLDG; from the coding sequence GTGGACCTGGAAAAGCACCCCGCCGCCCCCGCGCCCGGCCCTGCCGCTCTGCGCGCTTCCGACGCCGACCGGGACCGGATCGCGCAGATCCTCGGCGACGCCCTCGCCGAAGGCAGGCTGACCGCCGAGGAGCATTCCGAGCGCCTGGACACGCTGTACGCGGTCAAGACCGTCGGCGAGCTGGAACAGCTCGTACGGGATCTGCCCGCGCCCGGCGGCGTCCACACCCCGCCCGCGTCCGCGTACGCGGGTGCCGCCACCGGACCGGCCGCCGAGACCATCGTCGCCGTGTGCAGCAGCTCCAGCCGCAAGGGCCGCTGGCGGCCGGGCGCACACACCCGCGCGGTCTCGGTCATGGGTGACATCACCATCGACCTCACCCAGGCGGTCTTCGAGCAGCAGGTCACCGAGATCAACGTGACCTGCGTCCTCGGCAACGTCGAGGTCCTGGTCCCGGAGAACGTCACCCTGCGCGGCTACGGCAGCGGGGTCCTCGGCAACTTCGAGGTGCGCGGCGAGGGCCGCGGCGAGACCGACCCGCAGGCGCCGGTGGTGATCGTCCGGGGCTTCTCCCTGCTCGGCAACATCGAGGCGCGGCCCAAGCTGGGCGCCCGCTTGGTCGACCTGGCGCGCAAGCTGCGCAAGCACCTCGACGGCTGA
- a CDS encoding fumarate hydratase: MPEFAYTDLLPLGEDTTPYRLVTAEGVSTFEADGRTFLKVEPEALRKLAEEAIHDIQHFLRPAHLAQLRRIIDDPEASSNDKFVALDLLKNANIAAAGVLPMCQDTGTAIVMGKRGQNVLTEGGDEAALSRGIYDAYTRLNLRYSQMAPLTMWEEKNTGSNLPAQIELYATDGGAYKFLFMAKGGGSANKSFLYQETKAVLNEASMMKFLEEKIRSLGTAACPPYHLAIVVGGTSAEHALKTAKYASAHYLDELPREGSPLGHGFRDEALEQQVFELTQKIGIGAQFGGKYFCHDVRVVRLPRHGASLPVAIAVSCSADRQATAKITAEGVFLEQLERDPARFLPETTDEHLSESSDVVSIDLNQPMDDILATLTKHPVKTRLSLTGPLVVARDIAHAKIKELLDSGAEMPQYLKDHPVYYAGPAKTPEGYASGSFGPTTAGRMDSYVEQFQAAGGSKVMLAKGNRSQQVTDACAAHGGFYLGSIGGPAARLAQDCIKKVEVLEYEELGMEAVWKIEVEDFPAFIVVDDKGNDFFQNPAPEPTFTHIPVRGPGL, translated from the coding sequence ATGCCGGAGTTCGCGTACACCGACCTGCTGCCCCTGGGTGAGGACACCACCCCCTACCGGCTGGTGACCGCCGAGGGCGTGTCCACCTTCGAGGCTGACGGCCGTACGTTCCTCAAGGTCGAGCCGGAGGCGCTGCGCAAGCTCGCCGAGGAGGCCATCCACGACATCCAGCACTTCCTGCGCCCCGCGCACCTCGCGCAGCTGCGCCGCATCATCGACGACCCGGAAGCCTCGTCGAACGACAAGTTCGTCGCGCTCGACCTCCTCAAGAACGCGAACATCGCCGCGGCCGGCGTCCTGCCGATGTGCCAGGACACGGGTACGGCGATCGTCATGGGCAAGCGCGGCCAGAACGTGCTGACCGAAGGCGGCGACGAGGCGGCGCTCTCGCGCGGCATCTACGACGCCTACACCCGCCTGAACCTGCGCTACTCGCAGATGGCCCCCCTCACCATGTGGGAGGAGAAGAACACCGGCTCGAACCTGCCCGCGCAGATCGAGCTGTACGCGACCGACGGCGGCGCCTACAAGTTCCTCTTCATGGCCAAGGGCGGCGGCTCGGCCAACAAGTCCTTCCTCTACCAGGAGACCAAGGCGGTCCTCAACGAGGCCTCCATGATGAAGTTCCTGGAGGAGAAGATCCGCTCGCTCGGTACGGCGGCCTGCCCGCCCTACCACCTGGCGATCGTGGTCGGCGGCACCTCCGCCGAGCACGCGCTCAAGACCGCCAAGTACGCCTCCGCGCACTACCTGGACGAGCTGCCCCGCGAGGGTTCGCCGCTGGGCCACGGCTTCCGCGACGAGGCCCTGGAGCAGCAGGTCTTCGAGCTGACGCAGAAGATCGGCATCGGCGCGCAGTTCGGCGGCAAGTACTTCTGCCACGACGTCCGCGTCGTGCGCCTGCCCCGCCACGGCGCCTCCCTGCCCGTCGCGATCGCCGTGTCCTGCTCGGCGGACCGCCAGGCCACCGCGAAGATCACCGCCGAGGGCGTCTTCCTGGAGCAGCTGGAGCGGGACCCGGCGCGCTTCCTGCCGGAGACCACGGACGAGCACCTGTCCGAGTCCTCGGACGTCGTCTCCATCGACCTGAACCAGCCGATGGACGACATCCTGGCGACCCTGACGAAGCACCCGGTCAAGACCCGTCTGTCGCTGACCGGCCCGCTGGTCGTGGCGCGCGACATCGCGCACGCCAAGATCAAGGAACTGCTGGACTCGGGCGCGGAGATGCCGCAGTACCTGAAGGACCACCCGGTCTACTACGCCGGCCCCGCGAAGACCCCCGAGGGCTACGCGTCGGGCTCCTTCGGCCCGACCACGGCCGGCCGCATGGACTCCTACGTCGAGCAGTTCCAGGCGGCGGGCGGCTCGAAGGTCATGCTGGCCAAGGGCAACCGCTCCCAGCAGGTGACGGACGCGTGCGCCGCGCACGGCGGCTTCTACCTGGGCTCGATCGGCGGCCCCGCGGCCCGCCTGGCCCAGGACTGCATCAAGAAGGTCGAGGTCCTGGAGTACGAGGAGCTCGGCATGGAGGCCGTCTGGAAGATCGAGGTCGAGGACTTCCCGGCCTTCATCGTGGTCGACGACAAGGGCAACGACTTCTTCCAGAACCCGGCCCCCGAGCCGACGTTCACCCACATCCCGGTCCGCGGCCCGGGCCTGTAG